The Phragmites australis chromosome 1, lpPhrAust1.1, whole genome shotgun sequence genomic interval CGACAACAGTTACTAACTTAACATGATGTTCTTTGGCTGGAATAGACTAAGCCTGCTCTGCCAGCGCTTGCACGACTTATTCATTCCAATGACGAGGAAGTTCTCACTGATGCATGCTGGGCCCTTTCGTACTTATCTGATGGCACTAACGACAAGATCCAAGCTGTGATTGAAGCTGGTGTTTGCCCCTGGCTTGTGGAGCTCCTCCTGTATGTGAAAATGCAGTGTAACAATATTCTGTGATTGGCTTTCTATGTTCATTTGTGTTTTTTGTATGATGTATGCCATTTACCATATGCAGTCATCCATCACCATCGGTGCTTATACCTGCTCTACGAACTGTTGGGAACATTGTCACTGGAGATGATCTGCAAACTCAGGTGGGACATTCATCATTTTGGCAGCTCTCTTTATATTTGACACAACTGATCCAATCAATTATTATAGCCTTTGAACTCACTTGAAGAGCTAATTTTGTGTGAACTAGTTTATTTAATTTAGTTCATGCCATCACTCATCATGTTGCATATGTTTCATAAAATACATGTATCCATCGGTTTTTGTTGATTGTTCCTTTTTTATGGGCAATTGTCCTGCTCAATGTGCTAATGTGCTGTCCCAAACATTGAAGGAAGCAGCATGGAAGATATTTGCAATTATGTGTGCATTTTTTGCCACTTTATTTAAGTTTTCTTCTGTTTTTGCAGTGCATCATTGATCATCAAGCTCTTCGGTGCCTCCTGAGTCTATTGACGCAGAACCACAAGAAAAGTATTAAGAAAGAGGCTTGCTGGACAATTTCAAATATTACTGCTGGAAACAAAGATCAAATACAggtataaataaaaaaatcctggACATACGTTCGCTTGTTGAAGTGTATGGCCTAAAAAATTCTTTAGGGCATTGGTTGTTGCAACTGAATTTACCAAGTGGTGACAATTCACATATTTGTCTGGCACTCCATACTGCATACATGCTAAACCCTAGTAATGCTGCAACGCAATTTGGCTAGAGTAGTTAAATATCTGGAGTGTGTGACAACTAACTTATGGTGATTTTTCTCAACACATTTTAAGATATCTTAATCAAGCAAATTGATCAAATGTTGGTGTAGACCAATATTACTTGTTACTGACTGGAAACTGGCAACCCTTTAAACTCTGTTTAACATAATGATTATTCACTTTCTCCAGTAGGAAACTAGTGCACCAAAgtgttcttcattttttagcATCATTTTCATTAGATTGTGTGTTTCTACAGATGGCCCATGCCATATATCATGCATAAATCTTGTTGATAACATAACATCGACCCCCACCCTGCTATATTGAATTCTTAGGCTGTGATAAATGCTGGCATTATTGGTCCTTTGTTGCATCTGCTCCAAACAGCAGAGTTTGATATCAAGAAGGAGGCTGCGTGGGCCATCTCAAATGCTACCTCAGGTGGTACCCACGAGCAAATCAAGTATGTTCTTTCAACTTCACTGCTATTCAGCTTGTGCGCAATGCAACTTATTTACTTTTGTTTTATGCTTTATTGAGAACCATATTGTATGCCTTGTCTAAATAGGTATTTGGTGTCTGAGGGCTGCATCAAGCCATTGTGCGACCTTCTTGTTTGCCCTGATCCAAGAATTGTAACTGTTTGTTTGGAGGGTCTTGAGAATATTCTCAAAGTGGGGGAGCATGACAAGACCTTGGGTGCAACAGGTGATGTCAATGCCTTTGCTCAGATGATTGATGAAGCAGAAGGCCTGGAAAAGATTGAGAACCTGCAGGGCCACGATAACAATGAAATCTATGAAAAAGCTGTGAAGCTTCTTGAGGCATACTggatggaggaggaagatgatgcaaTGGCTACTGCCGGGGAAGCCACTCCAGCTGTTTTTGACTTCGTCCAAGGTGGCAACCCTCCAGCTGGTGGTGGTTTGAACTTCAGCTAAATACAGGTAGGGAACACTATCTCACTTATCGTAGAATGTTCATTCTATCAAGGTCGCATGAAGTGTTTGTATGATGTATTGTTTTGGCAAATGACTAACAGTTTTAATATTCACTTTGCAGGCTTTAACCAAAGGGTGGTAGTTCCCTCGGCGATGGGCTTGTCATGAGTAGTCAATGTAGTTTGGTTGATTCCATGTGCGGGGTATTGGTTCTGGTGGGTCCAAAATAAGCTTAAGATTTCGAGGGAGCTGGGTTAACATCATACCCAAATTAAATCATGGATACTATCGCAGGGTCTGTAACAGGATTATAATCATCGAGCCTGAGTCCGAATTTTTTTAGATGGCTACTATCTTGGGTTTGCAACTTCAGTTCGGTGTGTAATATCTTGCGCTGTATAGTCCGAATTGGAGCTTCAGCAAGGCCGTTAGATTACATTCCTGAATGGTTTGGTTTTGAGGTTCTTCAGGAATGGGCTGATGAGCTGTCCGGACATGTGAACCTTAAATGTTTCTTAAGTATATTTCCAGGCCTTGCTCTAGGCCATGTCCAATCCAAGTATACCTATGGCGAATTGGCGAGTTGCATTTGCATTATTGACGGTTAAGCTGATGATGTAAATAGTAGGAAATCACGACTTTCATGTTTAATCTTGGTAACATAGAGGTGTATACGAAGTCCCCCGTACGTGTCAATGTACACCTCTTCCACTTCACAAAGATTTGGTTGACGTTTACGAACAAATAATCTCGGTGCTTATATTCTTATTatacaaaggaaaaaagagaactTAGTAAGAACGCAAAGAATGTAGCCGTCGTGGGGTGCTCTTCTTCCTGCTCCCCGTTTCATGATTTATCTCCCAAGCGTGTCAGTTACTCGTCGGTGGGCTCCTTGGTGATGAGTAGCGACGCACGGCTGGGCTGCACCTGGCACGCGGCCGTCGTAATCTCCGGCGCGCCTGGTGCGGACGGCACCGGATGAGGATGCGGGTGCGGCACCGGCGGCTGCAGGTGCTGCTGCGGGGCGCCGTAGCCGACGAAGTGTCCGCCGCCGTGGTACTGACCCCGCAGCCGCTGCGCCTGCACGGCAGTGACGTACACGACGAAGCCGACAACGACGGTGATGAGCCCCAGGATCCCCGCCGCCGCGAATATCCCTGGCCGCACCCGGTGGCACAAGGGCCGCGGCCTCCGCCAGTCGCTGACGTGCCCGGACTCCACCCCGATCCCGATCATGAGCAGCACCTCGGCGAGCCCGAAGCAAATCCTACAGAGACAAGCATTTCACGCCTCGTGATCGTGGAGACATCGCAACACAGAAGTCGAGCGGCCACGAGTGGCATTGTGTGGtacgacgaggaggagcgcTTTAACTATAACTGTTACCATGTGAGGAAGAAGAGGCAGCAGGTTTGCCAGGTGAGCGTGGCTGCGGTGGATGCCACCCGCGGGTGGtcctcggcgacggcgaggCCGACGGATGCGGACTCGGGGGCCGCGACGGCGACCAGCATGTAGGCGTGCTCGGCGAACATTGCGACGGCGAGCAGGAGGAATGCGCCGATGGCGTAGGCGAGCGGCGCGCGGCCGCTGCTGTTGTAGAAGCAGACGTCCACCTGGTCTTGGTTGCCGCCTACGCTCATCAGGTAGTACGACACCTGCAGGTAGACACCACCTAGTTAGGTACGCTCTCACAGAGTGCTACTACTAGTTGCCACCCGCGTAGCTAGCTAGCAATAGTGAGTAGCGTCAGAGTGAGTAGGCCGGAGTGTTGATGATCGACGTGCCTCGGAGCGCGATCCCTCGGCGGCGAGGCAGAGGATGAACGCGACGAGGCCGCAGAGCACGGAGAGCGCGACGAGGGTGACAGCGACCTGGCCGCTGGACCGCGCCGCGCGGCGCTCCTGCGCCTTGCGGAGGGACAGGTCGTCGTGGGTCACGGCCGGCATCGTCGCTGTCGTTGGCGCTGCCGCGTGCATGAATGAAGTGAACAATCAAGCACGCAAGTACTGACCGATCGACCGATGGCTACCTAATGAACCTGCCGCGAAGCCGGGtctcgatatatatatatatggggtcaATCTGTAATTCTGTACCCCTGTAGCTGGTACACGCCTGACGATGCGCCTGGAGGAGGAGCGACGGGAGAA includes:
- the LOC133909068 gene encoding importin subunit alpha-1a-like, encoding MSLRPSERAEVRRNRYKVAVDAEEGRRRREDNMVEIRKNRREESLLKKRREGLQAQVPVPASGVEKKLESLPAMVSGVYSDENNLQLEATTQFRKLLSIERSPPIEEVIQSGVVPRFVQFLTKEDFPQLQFEAAWALTNIASGTSENTKVVIDHGAVPIFVKLLGSASDDVREQAVWALGNIAGDSPKCRDLVLTNGALMPLLAQLNEHAKLSMLRNATWTLSNFCRGKPQPLFDQTKPALPALARLIHSNDEEVLTDACWALSYLSDGTNDKIQAVIEAGVCPWLVELLLHPSPSVLIPALRTVGNIVTGDDLQTQCIIDHQALRCLLSLLTQNHKKSIKKEACWTISNITAGNKDQIQAVINAGIIGPLLHLLQTAEFDIKKEAAWAISNATSGGTHEQIKYLVSEGCIKPLCDLLVCPDPRIVTVCLEGLENILKVGEHDKTLGATGDVNAFAQMIDEAEGLEKIENLQGHDNNEIYEKAVKLLEAYWMEEEDDAMATAGEATPAVFDFVQGGNPPAGGGLNFS
- the LOC133909076 gene encoding uncharacterized protein LOC133909076, yielding MHAAAPTTATMPAVTHDDLSLRKAQERRAARSSGQVAVTLVALSVLCGLVAFILCLAAEGSRSEARGVYLQVSYYLMSVGGNQDQVDVCFYNSSGRAPLAYAIGAFLLLAVAMFAEHAYMLVAVAAPESASVGLAVAEDHPRVASTAATLTWQTCCLFFLTWICFGLAEVLLMIGIGVESGHVSDWRRPRPLCHRVRPGIFAAAGILGLITVVVGFVVYVTAVQAQRLRGQYHGGGHFVGYGAPQQHLQPPVPHPHPHPVPSAPGAPEITTAACQVQPSRASLLITKEPTDE